Genomic segment of Gloeocapsa sp. PCC 7428:
TTATAAGCCAAGGGTAAACCTTTCATTAAAACAAGTAGTGCTTGGAGATGACCGCATACTCTCCCCGTTTTGCCCCGTACCAGTTCTGGCACATCGGGGTTTTTCTTTTGTGGCATAATGCTCGAACCTGTGGCGCAGCTATCTTTAAGCTTGACAAAGCTAAATTCTTGCGACGACCACAAAATCACCTCTTCTGAAAGACGGCTGAGGTGAACCATGATGAGACTTGCGCTAGCAAGAAATTCAATCGCAAAGTCGCGATCGCTCACTGCGTCCATGCTGTTAGTATAAATCTTTTCAAATTGCAAGAGTTTGGCGGTGTAATGTCGATCAATCGGGAAAGTGGTACCAGCTAACGCCCCACTTCCCAAGGGCGAGATATTGACGCGCTGATAAACGTCTCCTAAGCGTTCCCAGTCGCGTTGTGCCATTTGAAAGTACGCCATGAGGTGATGCGCTAAACTCACAGGTTGGGCGCGTTGTAGGTGCGTGTAGCCAGGGATCAGCGTTTGAACATTTGTTTCGGCTAGATCGAGAAGAACGCCTTGAAATTCGCGGATGGCTTGGCGAATTTGGTGAATTTGGTCGCGCAGATAAAGCCGAATATCAGTTCCGACTTGATCGTTACGCGATCGCGCGGTATGGAGTTTTTTGCCGACATCGCCAACAATTTCGGTTAAGCGTCGTTCGACGGCGAAATGAACGTCTTCCGCATCGATTCCTGGTGTAAATTTTCCTTGTCGATATTCTTGACGAATTTGTTCTAAACCTGTAGCCAGTTGCGCGGCTTCTTCGGGTGTGACGATCCCTGTATGTCCGAGCATTTTTGCGTGGGCGATCGAACCCGTGATGTCGTATTCGATTAATTCAATATCAAAGTTGATACTAGCATTGAAGCGAGCGATCGCAGGGTGTAGCGCTGATTCAAATCGCTGACTCCATGTTTG
This window contains:
- the argH gene encoding argininosuccinate lyase, which produces MNQQQTWSQRFESALHPAIARFNASINFDIELIEYDITGSIAHAKMLGHTGIVTPEEAAQLATGLEQIRQEYRQGKFTPGIDAEDVHFAVERRLTEIVGDVGKKLHTARSRNDQVGTDIRLYLRDQIHQIRQAIREFQGVLLDLAETNVQTLIPGYTHLQRAQPVSLAHHLMAYFQMAQRDWERLGDVYQRVNISPLGSGALAGTTFPIDRHYTAKLLQFEKIYTNSMDAVSDRDFAIEFLASASLIMVHLSRLSEEVILWSSQEFSFVKLKDSCATGSSIMPQKKNPDVPELVRGKTGRVCGHLQALLVLMKGLPLAYNKDLQEDKEAIFDSVHTVKACLEAMTILLREGLEFSTPRLSAAVAEDFSNATDVADYLAARGVPFREAYNLVGKVVKTCIAAGKLLKDLSLEEWKALHPAFEQDIYQAIAPQQVVAARNSYGGTGFEQVSQAITAARQLLIAEHTSATTATSSN